Proteins encoded in a region of the Clostridium beijerinckii genome:
- the udk gene encoding uridine kinase, which yields MQDIMIIGIAGGSGSGKTTLAQNIREAFSDDIVILCHDYYYKSNEGISLEERKKLNYDHPNSFDTDLLIEQLRQLKAGNTIYHPVYSFVEHTRLNETVEVKPAKVVIVEGILIFENEELCDLMDIKVFVDTAGDVRIIRRLLRDVKERGRDLDSVINQYLGTVKPMHEEFVDPSKRRADIIIPEGGCNAVALSMLLERVRNFIYKEWQYIIFK from the coding sequence ATGCAAGATATAATGATAATAGGTATAGCTGGAGGAAGCGGATCAGGTAAAACTACGTTGGCTCAAAATATAAGAGAAGCTTTTAGTGATGATATAGTAATTCTTTGTCATGATTACTATTATAAATCTAATGAGGGAATTTCTTTGGAAGAAAGAAAAAAACTTAACTATGATCATCCTAATTCTTTTGATACAGATCTACTAATAGAACAGCTTAGACAATTAAAAGCGGGAAATACCATATATCATCCGGTATACTCTTTTGTTGAACATACAAGATTAAACGAAACTGTAGAAGTAAAACCAGCTAAAGTTGTAATAGTTGAAGGTATATTAATATTTGAAAATGAAGAACTTTGCGATTTGATGGATATTAAAGTTTTTGTAGATACAGCTGGTGATGTTAGAATAATAAGAAGATTGTTAAGAGATGTAAAAGAAAGAGGAAGAGATTTAGACTCTGTGATCAATCAATATTTAGGCACAGTGAAACCTATGCATGAGGAGTTCGTTGATCCAAGTAAGAGAAGGGCAGACATAATAATTCCAGAGGGTGGTTGTAATGCAGTTGCTTTAAGCATGCTACTGGAAAGAGTAAGAAATTTTATATATAAAGAATGGCAGTACATAATTTTTAAGTAG